ACAGGCATCACACGTCCCGTACCACTAATCAGGGTCTCGGTACTAGATGACCGGTAGTCGGGGTCGAGATGAGGAGCACTTGAAGGAACCTAGATTATGGCTCCTCCGTTATGTTaccgtgtactccctccgttcctaaatataagtctttttagagattccaatatagacctAAATTATGTGGTTCTCTATATGTATGAtcttgttccttgtgttcttctgtCATTTGACAATGAGCAGGTATTAATCTACAGAGGCAGTGAATGGAACTCTAGATACTCAGCTTTTGACTCTCACTCGAAAAGTTCAAAAGAATAATCTGGCAATGTCATCTGCTTTGAGTAGCTCAGGTATCATCTTTAATGTTCAGAATGATCCATACACAAGGCAGCAGTAGGAAACAGATATGCTTACATCAATACCACAGTGcatttttttatttaaaaaactGTGCAATTTCAGGATGGGTGGTTAGAAGAGATGGAAGGAAAGGCGCAAGAACATGATAAGAAGGATGTTGCACAACAAGAGAAGATAAAGGAGCTCCAGATTGCTGTAGATAAGATTATCGGTTTTTACTGGTGGCTGTTAGAAGCTGTAGACAAGATGATGCATTTTTATTAGATTCAAGTGAGATTATTCAGATTAGCATAAAAAGTGCAGAGGATCGTGCAAAGCTTTGTTATCATTTGATTATTTCACTATATATTTTGTTCAGTTTCGATGTAAGCATCAGGCCTTAACAGAAAACTCAATTTGATTTACTTGGCCATGATCAACGAACACAAATATTACAGAAGATCACCAAATGAATGAGAACTTGACAACATAGAACGAATCAAGAGAAGTATACATACAAACGTGGCTCCTACCTTGGGAGAAGTCGTCACAAATAGATCGCAGACAAAAGTTTGTAGATAGAAGCTCATATTTAGTACCCCTCCGTTCACAAATAGAAGTTAGAAACATCTTATAAACGGATGGAGCAGACACAAATATAAGTTTGAAACATCTTATAAATGGATGGAGCAGACACAAATATAAGTTAGAAACATCTTATAATTGTGAACCGATGGAGCAGAGGGAGTAGTACACAAGACTTGACACAATCTGAAATGAAATAAAGATACATTCAAACAATTAAATCTGAAAATCTCCAGTATGCCCCCTGCAAACCCATGACCTCCATCTTGAGGAGGGGCTAGTGCCATCAACCATACCATTCCAGAAACTGAAGTTGTGACAACGTGTGGCGCGGTGATCCTCTAGCTAGTTTTACTATAACAGAGTTCTGCTTACTAACTAGATCAGCAATGTACAAACATATGCTAAACTTGCTCATTGACAAAATAGGTTGTGCATGCTTCTTCTGTTCCATACTAAAGGTGATTGCCATATTTTTCAAGGATGATTATGGCTGAGGTATGGTAATGCACTTATAGCAATGCGTGCAAAGCGGGCAAGAAATTCATATAAAGCAGGCATTGTTCCAAATTGAGCCAATTCTGGTTTTCAAAGATATACTATACATAATTACTGTCCATTTTATACGGCACCATACACTGCCTAAATAATCAGAACATGTTTGAGGCGCGGGTCATGTACGTCTTGAGCTCCCGATTCACCTTCTCCTCGTCCCACATGAACCCCTGGAGATTCTGCACCCACTCGAAGTAGCTCACCATCACTCCGCCGGAGTTGGCCAGTATGTCCGGTAGGATCAGCACGTCCTTCTTTGCCAGAATCTGCAGCGCGAACATGTACACTTCTCTACTGTTAGTCAATGTGTGAAATGTGTCAACAAATGCAGCTTAGTTTTGTGCCAAAACATTGGTGTTCTTGCCTCTTCGGCCTTGGGGTCTGTTGGGTGGTTAGCAGCTTCGATGATGTACTTTGCTTTGATGGCATCAACATTGTCCCTAGGAGAAGAAGAAAATCGAAAGGACTATTTATTAACAAAAATGTTTTAAGATATAGAAGAAAAAATAACAGCCAGGAGGATACTCTAACTGAGCTTCAGAGCATTAATCTCATAGAAGataggacgaggaagaagaagatcactTGTTTATGACTCCTACCAGAGCTGCCGGGATGAGCACGTCGCACTCTTCCGTGAGCAGCGAGGTCGGGTCGACGGCGTCGCCTTTTGTCGGAGCCCTTGATCCCGCGGTTCTTTGCCGAGTGCTTCATCAGCTTGGCTATGTCAACGCCATTGGAGTTCTTGACAGCCCCTGTGACATCTCTGATGGAGACCACCTTGCCACCAGCTTCAGTTATCAATTGGGCAGCCCAAGAGCCAACATTGCCAAATACCTGAAAAAGGCAAGAAGACAATAATTGCTCATCTGTGCAAATGTAGGTGAAGAAACATAGTTATGGCCTTGCTCCACAATGTATGGCCCCATTCTACACAACGATGATTACTAGCATTGTGTAGGCATGCTTGTATATATTTGGCAGAATATATTACTTGTGGGTGCTCATTGTTTGCTCCTTTCCCCTTTAATTTCAGCGCGTGAGGTGGGAGATTAGAAAGCTACTGACAGATCAGGCACACAGAACTTTGGAATTGCCATTGATGGTGTCTCCATTGTAAGCCTAAGCTTTGACAAGATGCTTGTCTCTAAATTATAAATGGGGAACACCTTAGGTTTGTGTGAAAATAAAGAGATTGGCAAAATTTTCTCTGGCATTTTAAATGCGCAAAAGACCAAAGAAAAAGCAAATAATCTTAGTGAGTTCAGATAAAACAGAGAATTACCTTAAGAAGAGTTCAATTGCAATATCTTGAGATTACACTAAAATTTAAAGCTGGATGGTTAGTCTAGTCGCAGAACAACAACCATCTACGTACTAACCAATTGCAATACTTTTCCAGTTTGCAACTACTAACCAGAACTGAAGAGCAATGGAAGCCGTGAACTTACAAGGAATAAGGTAGAGTAAGACTGTAAGAGATATGGATCTGTAGACGGTGCTGCGCCGGGCTCTCCACAGATCCGGCCTGGATTACGCCAGCAGCAGCGTGATCCGGCAAGGAGTGCCTCTTGGACGCCCATTCGTCCAATTTTCCAAAAGGCCGTGCGCTCGATCTAGCTCTTGACAGCGAGGAACCACGGCTGCATCAGCCATCGGTCCTAGAGCCCCTGGGACccctccgctgccaccgccggGGTCATTGGCTCCGCCTCCTCGTCCCATCGGCCATCATCGCCGACCCCCTctaccgccgccaccgccggggtCATCGGCTCTGCCTCCTCGTCCCAGCGGCCATCCTCGCGGCCCCCctctgctgccgccaccgccaccgccggggTCACCGGCGGCTCCGCCCTATCCTACCCTGCTGCTTCGAACTGATAGGGCTCGAACAAGTTTTCTACGGGAAGAGTGGAGGAGCGACCCAGATTATTTATTTTAGAATCAGGAACGACCCAGATGTGTCGGGCCACACAGCGagggtgtgaacatgatttggCCTTGACTAAAATTGGACGGAACTACCCTTTTAGAAAATGACTAGCTCCACCCTAGTTTTGTAATGGTCCCACCACTATTTATAATTTCATGTAATTTTAGTCTCGTAACTCCTCGTAACTCTAGTTTCTCCACCGTTTGATCGCAGTGGATGGACGGCCCGTAAAATCGCCAATCGTAACAgatattatttttcttttcttttaaaaaGGATGGTGAATATGCCCGGCCTTGCATCGGTCGATGCACATACTCCCTATGTTTCAAAATAAGTGACGTAGTTTTAGTTTAAATAAAAATAAGTTTATTTATACTAAAACCATGTCACTTAAATGGAGGAAGTAATTTGTAATGCCttattgttagagttgtgtcgaatattgtgtacaaggtaggttagagTTGGACATGTAGTTGTATTATGTTTAGATAgtatatggagtcgtgtcctagtaggacacttgtatcctaggcctctcctatatagcggggctagacacacgatgtaacctatgccaacataatagcacggacacgcgggggagccggcggcgtgtgccggcgcccgggcggccagggtgcggtattgtgacggtgtcatggggaggagcgcccgtagtcaagctccggggatgtagccatgtcggtgaacctcgttaacaaatctcggtgtcgtgctcgtgtgattgtttggtcctcggatgatcgacaatATGCCTTAGATTTAttttaacaagtggtatcatgagcaaagTTCGATGAGGCGGGAATTGTTAATCTAGAGGAGGAGAGTCGAAGGATTGATCGGGTCGATGTGAAAATCGGCGGCGGACTGATGATCGGGTCGATGTGAAAATTGGCGCCGGTGCGGAAAGTGCATGTTGCCGGGGAGATTGTTTTGCGACATCGACGAGGATCGGGATTCGTTCGGCCAGATGAAAGCGATCAAAAGTAGCAGATAAAGTGAGCAATGCACTCCGGGATTGCATCGTGTTGGACCAAGCCGTGGCGCACGCACACGAAAGTCAGTCTGGGCAAGCCACGTGGGCAGCTGCATGGTCGCACGTGGCAACGGCGGTGGTGCCTGCGTATAGATTTGTTTCAGCGGCGGCTAGGGCAGCAGACTACTCAGTTCAGCAGCAGCACGGCCGAAGGCGCATCTAGCGCGGTTGGCAGGCGGCCCAAAGGCCCATCGCACAGGAGGATAGGGTTGCGTGCAAAGACCAAGGCACATACAGGAAAAAAAAATAACTCGAAGCGTGGCCTAGGTGTGCTATGACGACCTTGGCTGTGCAAGGAAGGACTTTGGTGCATGGGCTGCAGGCGGTGGAGTTCGTACAGGTTGCAGCCGGACGTACGCGGGGCCGAAGTGTGCTAGGCGCCGGTGGTTCGGAAGGACACGTGCAGGCCAGGTTTGTGACACATGCAGTATACGAGATTTGTTCGGAAAAAAGGTCTTGAAAGTCCCGAGAGGAGCAGACACGCACAAGGATCCAAAGCTTTTGGCATGAAACACATGCACAAGTTTGTTACGTGCATGGTCAAAGACGAAACGCAGTGAAGCAATTGGAGCAGGTTCGCGTGAGGCTGATTTTGCACATGACTAGATGTGGTTACCACAGCACACATTGTGGTGGCTTGATGGGAACACATGAGATGTCAAGGTGGCCGGGACATAATTCAAGGATGGACGACGTGCGTATAAAACTTGGAGGAGTCTGGAGCGTGTTGTGGAATCATGCATACACAGGGCGTCAAAGCAATGCACGGAGATGTGCGGGGCGGACACGAcgcagggtggagcatggttgcagtcagataatttcggctgggtcggactggactgTCTGATGGATTGACGGGGATGTCGGTCAAAGCAGAAGACGACGGTGATTTCaacgacgacgacataggagcgtgatgctgatggtggccgacttctgggcGTGAAAACACGTGGTGCAtgcctgagggcttgtgcggctttgacagactatggcgcggggttgattcaagacggtgcacacgGAGCTTGAAGTTGACGAGGCGCAGGGGTGGAcggatcatctaccatggagtcatgttgaaggtgaagctggattgaggggctacggcgtaagtgcaCAGAGAGTTGAAGCCTATTCAGCGGTGGGAAAAAGCGAGGGACACGTAGTTCAGACTgaagcccagtggtctgatggaggcgtgatactcggcatcggtcggtgatgatcggtggttctctgcagtAGGGGTTTGAGTGGTGGGGTTCGCGACCCTtaagactcgaccgggacagcggaggctcgacgcggtaatagcggcgaggcgtgcggttagcacgggacatggagacgggccagggctctggtggtcatacatgtgatgagacaactgcgaatttgactcggggtgactacaagcaacggtgaaattctttcaagtttcagacatgcggtcaagaaaggagcggtgatgttgagttcaggtaactcttatgtgtgacacccaatatgtgagttattcactttcacgcaggtcagtgatcggtgtgtgatggcgttgaactgatactctgaaagttgggagcacaaactagagtaacaaggaacttaattttgctcgagtgttgactgtggtcaagaaaagaagggactacaagttgcaagtggagtcatatggagtctttggagtagcagcggtgctcacaggataagctcaagtccaatgtacatggaagtttgatgcaTTGACGAACttaaggtggtggagaatattcgccaaggtggagtttgttagagttgtgtcgaatattgtgtacaaggtaggttagagTTGGAcatgtagttgtattgtgtttagataggatatggagtggtgtcctagtaggacacttgtatcttaGGCCTCTCctatatagcggggctagacacacgatgtaacctatgccaacataatagcacggacacgcgggggagccggcggcgtgtgccggcgcccgggcggccagggtgcggtattgtgacggtgtcatggggaggagcgcccgtagtcaagccccggggatgtagccatgtcggtgaaccttgttaacaaatctcggtgtcgtgctcgtgtgattgtttggtcctcggatgatcgacgataTGCCTCAGATTTATTTTAACACTTATTACATAGCTCCTAAGTATCTAAAATAATCTAAAGTGCAATGCCAAGAAGTCATACGAGTGAAACAAAGAAAAATTACAACTGAATGATAACAAGCAATATAAAGCCTCATCCATCACATATCCTATTATCAGGTTGACATCTAATATGGTCGAATAAATCCCCAGCAACCATTTCTCATCGTTTGCACCCAGAGGCCATGTACATTAGATCCTCCTTCTGGCGAAGAAAGAATCACATATGGATTAATTTAGTAAGCATTCTCCTGATCCACTGCAGTACCATCCATAGAGCAGAAAGGCACTGACACAGTGGGCCATTCCAAGTGTTACAGTTCGTCGAGCTACCAAACTCATCGTGACAAAGGATATGGGTCTCAATTGTCTTGTGCCGAAGCCCTATCAAAAAGCCATCAGTGCAAGAGAGCGGACGCCCTGGACACGGCGACAACCAACCAGGACAATCTCACCGACAACTTTCTCACGGTGATCCGCGCCTGTAATGTGTTGCAAATTGCTTCAAAGCTTAATGCGTGGGAATACAGATGGATGGTCACGTTCGTTAGCTCCGCATGAGATAATTTGTGCCATGCCTTTTGAGGGGAAGAACTGGAGCGTGTAAGATAGTAGCTGGTGGCCGAGCTGGGACCTCGCCCGCCTCAGATTTGGTGGGTCATACTCGATGGGAGGGACATCTTGCGGTAAGGCCTTATTCGGAGGATTGGAGACGGCGAAACGACAAGTACTTGGACCCAAAACTGGATAACAAGGAGTATGTGTTGAAACCGTTCACTTCTTTGATTGCGATCCACCGCAACTAGTTTTTGCACTAATTTTGATCACTCTTCGGCAAGTTGGGGAGAATATATTATCAGTGAAGTCCTTATTCCCTTGGATGCCGAAGCAATCATGCAGATCCAGCTATGCGCCACAATTATTAAGGACTTTTGGGCCTGCAACTAGGACACAAAGGTCAGATTTTCTGTACGATCTGCGTATGAGATGATTTTGCAGTTTGTATCTTTAGCCATGAGTTTAGAACCTTAAATGTCAAGGCTCAATATCTTGCAAAGTATACTTTATCCTTGGAGTCTGGCTGCTATGTTTGGTTAGGCCAGCCGAACAAACTTTTTTTGTTCGATAAATGACATTTTATTGAATTGATATATCGAGTGATACAATCCCATCGAAAGAAAGCCCGAGCTATGCATAGCTTGATGCACACAGCCAATAAGTCCAACCAAAAACAAATATTATTTTACAGCTAAAATAATAAATCAGTCCAGCCTATGGTATGGCAGATCCTATTCTAAGATCACACCGTCATTTATAGGGGCCCGACCGTACGCTTCATCCGTGTAGACGCCGTCATAAAAATGTCTTTGTCCTCCGTcctctgcaggatagaccaagtacggagccATCGCGTACATACATGAATAACAGTTAAAAAATAAGTGTAGACATTGAGTCTCCGTGATAAAGCTTTGAAAAATAGTAGCCGATGATTTGGGAGGGTTGCGGGTCCAAAATAATGTTAATGTAGGTACTAATAGTCGCTTGGTGGAGGTACGTCCATGTGctctcaaaaaggaaaagaaaaaacggTTCTTTTAGTTTGTTGCTAGCTAGGGTAAAAGAACACTGCGAATGATTTCACTTCCATGTCTCTAGTGCGGTACATGCGAACACACTAGAACTTGGCACAACTGTCCCGTTTCAGTAGCTTCTAATCACACATTACAGGATTTTTCTTTTATGAGAAAATTTCTAATATATTCATCTTTAAACATGTCAGTACAATGAAcaacagaaataataaaaattacatccagattcgtaaaCCACCTAGCAACGATTACAATCACTGAAGCGATCCGAAGACACGCCGCCGTCATTACCCCTCCCTCACTGAAGCCGCACAAAACTTGTTGTAATAGACagttgggaagtcgtcgtgctatgGCCCAATAGGACCAGCGCAATAAAACAGGAACCGCCGCTAATGAAGAGTAGCATACATCAGAAGGATCTAACCTGAAGAAACACAAACATAGACTAACTACgatcagatccgagcaaatccaccaaggataGATTCGCCGGAGACATACCTCCACACGTACATCcacgatgctagacacaccattaggacgggggctaggcgggaagaatcttattccatcttcagggaacCGCCACCGTCTCATCTTCCTGAGGAGGACACaaactcaaacaaaaatcaaagaaacttctaaaaacagagccctcccgCTGGCA
The window above is part of the Triticum aestivum cultivar Chinese Spring chromosome 2A, IWGSC CS RefSeq v2.1, whole genome shotgun sequence genome. Proteins encoded here:
- the LOC123186752 gene encoding uncharacterized protein, translating into MGVQEALLAGSRCCWRNPGRICGEPGAAPSTDPYLLQSYSTLFLVFGNVGSWAAQLITEAGGKVVSIRDVTGAVKNSNGVDIAKLMKHSAKNRGIKGSDKRRRRRPDLAAHGRVRRAHPGSSGTMLMPSKQSTSSKLLTTQQTPRPKRFWQRRTC